One part of the Treponema peruense genome encodes these proteins:
- a CDS encoding HD domain-containing protein: protein MDKKTLNENPFKNYLASGNERFDKQMEFIAEIDKMTHIMRQTFLLDKSRRENDAEHSWHLAVMAQLLGEYCTDTPDINKALRMVTVHDIIEIYAGDTFAYDTAGYETKAAREKQAADKIFSILPEDQSTQLRALWEEFEARLTADSRFANCLDRIQPFFHNTLTQGGTWLEHKVSVSAVQQRMDIVRTTMPVVWEWVQKNIEAAVQNNWLLPN, encoded by the coding sequence ATGGATAAAAAAACACTTAACGAAAATCCCTTCAAGAATTATCTTGCTTCAGGAAACGAACGATTTGACAAACAGATGGAATTCATAGCCGAAATCGATAAGATGACGCATATTATGAGACAGACATTTCTTCTGGACAAAAGCCGCCGCGAAAACGACGCCGAACATTCATGGCATCTCGCTGTTATGGCACAGCTTTTAGGCGAATACTGTACCGATACGCCCGACATAAACAAGGCCCTCCGCATGGTCACGGTACATGACATCATCGAAATATACGCGGGCGACACATTTGCCTATGACACCGCCGGTTACGAAACAAAAGCCGCGCGCGAAAAACAGGCCGCAGACAAAATTTTTTCAATACTACCCGAAGATCAGTCCACCCAACTGCGCGCGCTCTGGGAAGAATTTGAAGCGCGGCTCACAGCAGACTCACGCTTTGCAAACTGCCTCGACAGAATTCAGCCGTTTTTTCACAACACGCTCACTCAGGGCGGAACCTGGCTCGAACACAAAGTGTCAGTTTCTGCCGTTCAGCAGAGAATGGACATCGTAAGAACCACAATGCCGGTCGTCTGGGAATGGGTACAGAAAAACATAGAAGCCGCCGTACAAAACAACTGGCTCCTGCCCAACTGA
- a CDS encoding FtsH/Yme1/Tma family ATP-dependent metallopeptidase: MNSRKKKFVFAIGTVFMAAVLYLSWGFFFDKKNIVEPYSAFYEDVERGTVESVTVTDRNLIYSKKGTDEKFCTENPDSPLLKEFLLKNNVKVNVEKSGSEVLSLIFDIFFYIIFFGTVIFVFKKFISPNTFKCVRSTGKNFSDVVGMDSLKHDMLQVMDIMRNPKKWQKAGVRMPKGILLEGTPGNGKTLFAKALAGESKVSFIPAKATDFESMFMAIGPMKVKMLFKKARRMAPCIIFIDEFDGIGTRRNYSGSAIETENTRIVTALLNELDGFTSNDGILVLAATNSISALDEALIRPGRFDARVKVPFPDFDARVQLVEMYTRNKGTDESCSAQVLAREFDGFSCAKIESVINRASLLALQQGRAKFTLADVKHAIAGE; encoded by the coding sequence GTGAATTCTCGTAAAAAGAAATTTGTTTTTGCAATAGGTACAGTTTTTATGGCTGCCGTTCTGTACCTGTCATGGGGGTTTTTCTTTGACAAAAAAAATATTGTCGAGCCTTATTCCGCCTTCTATGAAGATGTAGAAAGGGGGACAGTTGAATCTGTAACGGTGACAGATAGAAATCTAATTTATTCAAAAAAGGGTACAGATGAAAAGTTTTGTACAGAAAATCCTGACTCGCCTTTGCTCAAGGAATTCCTTTTGAAAAACAACGTGAAAGTAAATGTAGAAAAAAGTGGCAGTGAAGTTCTTTCGCTGATTTTTGATATTTTCTTCTATATAATATTCTTTGGTACGGTAATTTTTGTCTTTAAGAAATTTATTTCGCCGAATACTTTTAAATGCGTGCGTTCAACAGGGAAGAATTTTTCTGACGTTGTTGGAATGGATTCTCTTAAGCATGATATGCTGCAGGTTATGGACATTATGCGGAACCCGAAAAAATGGCAGAAGGCCGGAGTAAGGATGCCAAAGGGAATTCTTTTGGAAGGCACGCCCGGAAACGGAAAAACTCTGTTTGCGAAAGCTCTTGCCGGTGAGTCAAAGGTTTCGTTCATTCCAGCCAAAGCTACTGATTTTGAAAGTATGTTTATGGCGATTGGTCCCATGAAAGTAAAGATGTTGTTTAAAAAAGCGCGACGTATGGCTCCGTGTATTATTTTTATTGATGAATTCGACGGAATTGGAACAAGGCGCAATTATTCGGGGTCGGCAATTGAGACAGAAAACACGCGTATTGTTACGGCTCTTCTTAACGAACTTGACGGTTTTACATCGAATGACGGAATTCTTGTTCTTGCGGCGACAAACAGCATTAGTGCACTGGATGAAGCGTTGATAAGGCCAGGTCGTTTTGACGCGCGGGTGAAAGTTCCTTTCCCAGATTTTGATGCAAGGGTACAGCTTGTGGAAATGTATACCCGAAATAAGGGTACAGATGAGTCCTGTTCCGCGCAGGTTCTTGCACGGGAATTTGACGGCTTTTCGTGCGCAAAAATTGAGTCTGTGATAAACCGCGCGTCATTGCTGGCATTGCAACAGGGACGTGCAAAATTTACACTGGCGGATGTTAAACACGCCATTGCCGGGGAATAA
- the pheT gene encoding phenylalanine--tRNA ligase subunit beta: MPKIEVNEKLFFNLLGTKYDWDTFEKKLTFAKAELDEKPDMSQPDDKRVIKIELNDTNRPDLWSTGGVTRCLREHEGAKHSDYTGFLSTKETRQDSADRIAIVDPELKDIRPYMVSFVISGKPIDEPMLIDIMQTQEKLAWNFGRKRKSLSMGVYRAADIKWPVHYTAADPDKVSFVPLQGESKQTCREILETHPKGKDYGYILKDFKKYPVLKDDKGEIMSMAPIINSATLGQIEIGDKDLMVELTGTDMESLMLAANIVACDFFDAGYEILPVKVVHPYDTGFGKEITAPFYFQETTDAKLSAINKKLGSSLSEKEVLDALYKMGNKVTSKQESGDTVFTVQPAPYRNDFLHEVDVIEDVMIGCGLDSFSPEKPSDFTIGRLLPITLYSRKVKNIMAGMGYQEMIFNYLGSKKTYIDNMCVKADDVIEIANPMSENYQFIRPSIIASLFEAEAQSGNAVYPHKIFEVGKIAFIDPSENTGTKTIQSLGFLTSANNANFNDTASEVSTILYYLDHKYEVQETDDPRFIPGRQAGIMVNGKQVGIFGEIHPQVLENWQISVPCVAGEMDLEYLMATEPKEHNDKTAAPQKNESSAQPAVQFDAVAHFNKYIDLRVAKIIKVDRNPEGEKLYIETLDDGSGTERIIQSGLVPYLKPEELLGQHIIIAANLAPRKMRGVESHGMLLAADYVEDGKEKVELLTAPWAAPGTQVVLEGTEPCEKPAKIDIDKFCKITYRIADHHAQAAGINLQADGKSITTVKTADGEIQ; encoded by the coding sequence ATGCCAAAAATAGAAGTTAACGAAAAACTCTTCTTCAATCTTCTTGGAACAAAATACGATTGGGACACTTTTGAAAAAAAACTTACCTTTGCCAAAGCCGAACTTGACGAAAAGCCCGACATGTCACAGCCCGACGACAAGCGCGTAATAAAAATTGAACTTAACGACACAAACCGCCCTGATCTCTGGTCCACCGGCGGAGTCACACGCTGCCTTCGTGAACATGAGGGAGCAAAGCATTCAGACTACACAGGTTTCCTCTCTACAAAAGAAACACGCCAGGATTCAGCAGACAGAATTGCCATTGTTGATCCTGAACTCAAAGATATAAGACCTTACATGGTTTCTTTCGTCATAAGCGGAAAACCCATTGACGAACCAATGCTCATAGACATAATGCAGACCCAGGAAAAACTCGCCTGGAACTTCGGACGCAAAAGAAAGTCTCTTTCAATGGGCGTCTACCGTGCTGCAGACATCAAGTGGCCGGTTCACTACACCGCAGCCGATCCCGACAAGGTAAGTTTTGTTCCTCTGCAGGGAGAATCCAAACAGACATGCCGTGAAATTCTTGAAACCCATCCAAAGGGAAAAGACTACGGCTACATACTCAAAGACTTCAAGAAATACCCTGTTCTTAAAGATGACAAAGGCGAAATAATGAGCATGGCTCCTATTATCAACAGTGCCACTCTTGGACAGATAGAAATAGGCGACAAAGACCTTATGGTAGAACTTACCGGAACAGACATGGAAAGCCTCATGCTTGCCGCAAACATTGTAGCCTGTGACTTCTTCGATGCCGGATACGAAATTCTTCCTGTCAAAGTTGTGCATCCTTATGACACAGGATTCGGCAAAGAAATTACGGCTCCTTTCTATTTTCAGGAAACAACAGACGCAAAGCTTTCTGCAATAAACAAAAAGCTCGGCAGCAGTCTTTCAGAAAAAGAAGTTTTGGACGCGCTTTACAAAATGGGAAACAAAGTTACATCAAAACAAGAATCAGGCGACACTGTATTTACAGTACAACCGGCTCCTTACCGCAACGACTTCCTGCACGAAGTAGACGTAATCGAAGATGTAATGATCGGCTGCGGACTAGACAGCTTCTCTCCCGAAAAGCCCAGTGACTTTACAATAGGCCGCCTTCTTCCCATAACCCTTTACAGCCGCAAGGTAAAAAACATTATGGCCGGAATGGGCTACCAGGAAATGATTTTCAACTACCTTGGTTCAAAAAAGACATACATAGACAACATGTGTGTAAAAGCCGACGACGTTATCGAAATTGCAAACCCGATGAGCGAAAACTATCAGTTTATACGCCCGTCAATCATTGCATCCCTTTTCGAAGCCGAAGCACAAAGCGGCAATGCAGTCTATCCGCACAAAATCTTTGAAGTAGGAAAAATTGCATTCATCGATCCTTCTGAAAACACCGGAACAAAAACAATCCAGAGTCTTGGTTTCCTTACTTCTGCAAACAATGCAAACTTCAACGACACAGCCAGCGAAGTAAGCACAATTCTCTACTATCTTGACCACAAATACGAAGTTCAGGAAACAGACGATCCGCGCTTTATTCCGGGAAGACAGGCCGGAATCATGGTAAATGGAAAGCAGGTAGGAATTTTCGGAGAAATACACCCGCAGGTTCTTGAAAACTGGCAGATCAGCGTTCCGTGTGTAGCCGGAGAAATGGATCTAGAGTACCTTATGGCAACCGAGCCAAAGGAACACAACGACAAGACGGCAGCACCACAGAAAAACGAAAGTTCTGCACAGCCTGCCGTTCAGTTTGATGCAGTCGCTCACTTTAACAAATACATAGATCTTCGTGTAGCAAAGATTATCAAGGTAGACCGCAATCCTGAAGGCGAAAAGCTCTATATAGAAACACTCGACGACGGTAGCGGAACAGAGCGCATAATTCAGTCAGGACTTGTTCCTTACCTTAAGCCCGAAGAACTCCTTGGCCAGCACATCATAATCGCCGCAAACCTTGCTCCAAGAAAGATGCGCGGTGTAGAAAGCCACGGAATGCTTCTTGCTGCAGACTATGTAGAAGACGGTAAAGAAAAAGTAGAACTTCTTACCGCTCCCTGGGCTGCTCCTGGAACACAGGTCGTTCTTGAAGGTACAGAGCCCTGCGAAAAACCTGCAAAAATAGACATAGACAAGTTCTGTAAGATTACATACAGAATAGCAGACCACCATGCACAGGCGGCCGGAATAAATCTCCAGGCAGACGGAAAATCCATTACTACGGTAAAGACCGCCGACGGAGAAATCCAATAA